In a genomic window of Helianthus annuus cultivar XRQ/B chromosome 10, HanXRQr2.0-SUNRISE, whole genome shotgun sequence:
- the LOC110882365 gene encoding GDSL esterase/lipase At5g55050, whose amino-acid sequence MTRSPMVTLTIFGIAAIASWSFSNAASPAVFILGDSLLDVGTNNFVLKAVGKAKYPHYGIDFFNSTPSGRFSNGLNMADFLARVVFGPDVTSPPAYLSLFYHGKYEEKRLAKAINFNPRRRWRRPTNGLNPHPLVARENPAVGVNFASSGTAILDINSAVDQALALSDQVAHVMHVHGNLSATIGSWQTQVLFAKSPFFIGVGNNDVHFFALFRAKLDPDQYIVSLLETYNATLQTLYNLGARKFGIIGVPYIGCSPLMRVTILGGNCSKTGNDLARQLNSGIERVLWEMARRSKGMIYSFGNTYDILFDLYETPERFNITNVRDACCGLGRFNAMTNCHPLAVLCRNRDEYLFWDVSHPSQYAVQVMVESIAFGGPRLARPINWARLASL is encoded by the exons ATGACTAGAAGTCCCATGGTCACTCTTACGATCTTTGGTATCGCCGCGATTGCTTCATGGAGTTTCTCGAATGCGGCATCTCCAGCTGTTTTCATACTCGGGGACTCACTACTTGACGTCGGAACAAATAATTTCGTACTTAAGGCGGTTGGAAAGGCCAAATACCCTCACTATGGTATCGATTTTTTCAACTCTACACCTAGTGGAAGGTTTAGTAATGGCTTAAACATGGCCGATTTCCTCG CTAGAGTAGTGTTTGGACCAGACGTGACTAGCCCACCAGCATACCTATCGCTTTTTTATCACGGGAAATACGAGGAGAAGAGACTTGCCAAAGCCATAAACTTTAATCCGAGGAGGCGTTGGAGACGTCCTACAAATGGCTTAAACCCCCATCCATTGGTAGCACGGGAGAATCCGGCCGTAGGAGTAAACTTCGCTTCGTCTGGAACGGCCATTCTTGACATCAACAGCGCTGTAGAC CAAGCATTGGCACTAAGCGATCAAGTCGCGCACGTAATGCATGTCCACGGGAACCTGTCTGCGACCATCGGTTCTTGGCAGACACAGGTGTTATTTGCAAAATCGCCATTTTTTATAGGTGTTGGTAACAATGATGTGCATTTTTTTGCCTTGTTTCGAGCCAAATTGGATCCCGACCAGTACATCGTTTCGCTACTCGAAACATACAATGCCACCCTACAGACTTTATATAACCTCGGAGCAAGAAAGTTTGGGATCATCGGTGTGCCATATATCGGATGTAGTCCGTTGATGAGAGTAACAATTTTGGGTGGGAATTGTTCGAAAACCGGAAATGATTTGGCACGGCAACTTAACAGCGGGATAGAACGTGTATTGTGGGAAATGGCACGTCGTTCAAAGGGGATGATCTATTCGTTTGGGAACACGTACGATATACTATTTGACCTCTACGAGACCCCAGAACGTTTTA ATATAACGAATGTGAGAGATGCGTGTTGTGGATTGGGACGGTTTAACGCGATGACCAATTGTCATCCACTGGCTGTACTGTGTCGGAATCGGGATGAGTATCTTTTCTGGGACGTGTCTCACCCGTCACAATATGCTGTGCAGGTTATGGTTGAATCGATTGCATTTGGTGGTCCGAGACTTGCAAGACCAATCAACTGGGCTAGATTGGCGAGTCTGTAA
- the LOC110882320 gene encoding uncharacterized protein LOC110882320: protein MNKFLWDLTYFQQRAILTPTNEVVGSTNKELLENLPGEEKIYFSSDSVCQSEEESELNMALFPPDVLNNLRLSGLPNHKLVLKLGAPVMLLRNIDQANALCNGTRLQVMKLRKVVIEAKIITGTNIGHHSLISRVKMTPSDKRIQVKI, encoded by the coding sequence ATGAATAAGTTTTTGTGGGATTTAACGTATTTCCAACAAAGAGCGATTCTTACTCCAACTAATGAAGTAGTGGGTTCAACAAATAAAGAGTTGTTAGAGAATCTGCCTGGTGAAGAGAAGATTTATTTTAGTTCAGATAGTGTATGTCAATCTGAGGAAGAATCAGAGCTTAACATGGCATTGTTTCCTCCTGATGTGTTAAACAATCTTCGTTTGTCTGGTTTACCTAACCATAAATTAGTATTGAAACTTGGTGCTCCAGTGATGTTACTCAGAAACATTGATCAGGCAAATGCATTGTGTAACGGTACACGTTTACAAGTCATGAAACTCAGAAAAGTTGTGATTGAAGCAAAAATTATCACAGGGACTAATATAGGTCACCATAGTTTGATTTCAAGAGTGAAGATGACACCTTCTGATAAAAGAATACAAGTGAAGATTTAA